Proteins co-encoded in one Setaria viridis chromosome 9, Setaria_viridis_v4.0, whole genome shotgun sequence genomic window:
- the LOC117836251 gene encoding FAD-linked sulfhydryl oxidase ERV1 produces the protein MPLSGWNPLAPVLQTVAAFSRHLLIAPDTGPDDHRLRPLLSLSLSPPPTPPPPPEVPKEKDAKPAPLTKEEVGRATWMLLHTIAAQFPDEPTRQQKRDAKELMHIISRLYPCKECADHFKEVLKANPVQAGSQAEFSQWLCYVHNVVNRSLGKPIFPCQRVTARWGKLDCPERSCDLEGANDIMPNR, from the exons aTGCCGCTTTCGGGCTGGAATCCGCTGGCGCCCGTCCTCCAGACCGTCGCCGCCTTCTCCCGGCACCTCCTCATCGCCCCGGACACCGGCCCCGacgaccaccgcctccgcccgctcctatccctttccctctccccgccgccgaccccgcctccgccgccggaggtCCCCAAG GAGAAGGATGCTAAGCCAGCGCCGCTGACGAAGGAGGAGGTCGGCCGGGCCACGTGGATGCTGCTCCATACCATTGCAGCGCAG TTCCCTGATGAACCAACGAGGCAGCAAAAACGGGATGCGAAGGAGCTG ATGCATATAATCTCGAGACTATATCCTTGCAAAGAATGTGCTGATCACTTCAAAGAAGTTTTGAA AGCAAACCCTGTGCAGGCAGGATCTCAGGCTGAATTCTCCCAGTGGTTATGTTATGTACACAACGTGGTTAATCGAAG CCTTGGGAAACCAATATTTCCCTGTCAAAGAGTAACTGCACGATGGGGTAAACTGGATTGTCCCGAACGCTCGTGTGATCTAGAAGGCGCCAACGACATCATGCCAAATCGATGA
- the LOC117836252 gene encoding uncharacterized protein yields the protein MRLPSTLVLLIFAFVGGNLLMGISSNARSAKNSTVMSDNPGHGNIELNGRKLKERYTIRKTRGLENIRTDDYQPVDPSPSSKATIRPGPIEHGAPILPYVPQYPPPPGGHPEGVSPAGSPST from the exons ATGAGGCTTCCCTCAACGCTGGTGTTGCTGATATTTGCATTTGTTGGAGGAAATCTGCTCATGGGCATCTCCTCTAATGCAAGAAGCGCCAAGAACTCCACAG TAATGAGTGATA ATCCAGGGCATGGAAACATTGAGTTAAACGGCAGGAAACTAAAG GAACGATACACTATCCGGAAGACAAGGGGCCTGGAAAATATTAGGACGGATGACTACCAGCCCGTTGATCCAAGCCCAAGCTCCAAAGCCACCATCAGACCAGGTCCAATTGAGCATGGCGCACCGATTCTTCCTTATGTACCACAGTACCCACCGCCTCCTGGTGGCCACCCTGAGGGTGTGTCTCCTGCTGGATCCCCTTCCACTTAG
- the LOC117840488 gene encoding BTB/POZ and MATH domain-containing protein 1, with amino-acid sequence MPSASGRRKPSRSSSAIVADKERGRHELRIDAGTLDAAAPAGERGLLASSPFTVGGHRWRVRYYPNGADAESKGWVSIFLFLDEDVAEPVTARFRLSLVTEVRALFCIKCKAELLSKPEAQYNFTSRGTWGYSKFEQRQTVASLVRRREVDRFSIRCDIVVLNGFRTKEEAPSAAIPPSDLQKHLGDFLQSGRGTDVVFEVGGEAFAAHRCVLAARSPVISADLLGAASDGAAAAGVVRVDGVETRAFKALLRYAYTDSLPEMDREEEDAILRNVAADRYSLQRLKLICEDRLCRLVSVGTVKITLALAEQHKCDRLKEACLQFLGAPANLRAAMGARGQ; translated from the coding sequence ATGCcgtccgcctccggccgccgcaaGCCGTCGCGGTCCTCCTCTGCCATCGTCGCGGACAAGGAGCGCGGGCGCCACGAGCTCAGGATCGACGCCGGTaccctcgacgccgccgcgcccgccggagAAAGGGGGCTTCTGGCTTCCTCCCCCTTCACCGTGGGAGGACACCGCTGGCGCGTCCGGTACTACCCCAACGGGGCCGACGCGGAGAGCAAGGGGTGGGTGtccatcttcctcttcctcgacgAGGACGTCGCCGAGCCGGTGACGGCGCGGTTCCGGCTCAGCCTCGTGACGGAGGTGCGGGCACTGTTCTGCATCAAGTGCAAGGCCGAATTGCTTTCAAAGCCCGAAGCGCAGTACAACTTCACGAGCAGGGGTACTTGGGGGTACTCCAAGTTCGAGCAAAGACAGACCGTGGCCTCGCTGGTGCGTCGCCGCGAGGTCGATCGATTCAGCATCAGGTGCGACATCGTCGTCCTCAACGGGTTCCGCACGAAGGAGGAGGCGCCGTCGGCCGCCATTCCCCCGTCCGACCTGCAAAAGCACCTCGGCGACTTCCTGCAGAGCGGAAGGGGCACGGACGTGGTGTtcgaggtcggcggcgaggcgtTCGCCGCGCACCGGTGCGTGCTCGCGGCCCGGTCGCCGGTCATCAGCGCGGACCTCCTGGGCGCCGCGAGCGACGGCGCCGCAGCGGCCGGCGTGGTGCGCGTGGATGGCGTGGAGACACGGGCGTTCAAGGCTCTGCTCCGCTACGCCTACACCGACTCGCTGCCGGAGATGGACAGGGAAGAGGAAGACGCCATTCTCCGGAACGTCGCGGCGGACAGGTACAGCCTGCAGAGGCTGAAACTGATCTGCGAGGACAGGCTGTGCAGACTCGTTAGTGTAGGCACGGTGAAGATCACCCTTGCGCTAGCTGAGCAGCACAAGTGCGACAGGCTGAAGGAGGCGTGCCTGCAGTTCCTCGGTGCTCCGGCGAATTTGCGGGCAGCCATGGGCGCTCGTGGCCAGTAG